In Flavobacterium sp. N1736, the following are encoded in one genomic region:
- a CDS encoding pyruvate dehydrogenase complex E1 component subunit beta, with product MRTIQFREAICEAMSEEMRHDESIYLMGEEVAEYNGAYKASKGMLAEFGEKRVIDTPIAELGFTGIAVGSAMNGCRPIVEYMTFNFCLVGIDQIINNAAKMRQMTGGQFNVPIVFRGPTASAGQLGATHSQALENWFANTPGLKVVVPSTPYDAKGLLKSAIRDNDPVIFMESEQMYGDKGEVPDGEYTIPLGVADIKREGKDVTIVSFGKIIKEAFIAADELAKEGISCEIIDLRTVRPMDKDAILKSVKKTNRLVILEEAWPFASISSEITYIVQEQAFDFLDAPIQRITTADTPAPYSPVLLKDWLPNAGDVVKAVKKVLYK from the coding sequence ATGAGAACAATACAATTTAGAGAGGCCATTTGCGAAGCGATGAGCGAAGAAATGCGTCACGATGAATCCATATATTTAATGGGCGAAGAAGTTGCAGAATATAACGGAGCATACAAAGCTTCAAAAGGAATGCTTGCTGAGTTTGGCGAAAAAAGAGTAATCGATACTCCAATTGCTGAACTTGGTTTTACAGGAATTGCAGTAGGATCAGCTATGAACGGTTGTCGTCCTATTGTAGAGTATATGACATTCAACTTCTGTTTAGTAGGTATTGATCAAATTATAAATAATGCTGCTAAAATGCGTCAAATGACTGGTGGACAGTTTAATGTGCCAATCGTTTTTCGTGGACCAACTGCTTCTGCAGGTCAATTAGGAGCAACTCACTCACAAGCTTTAGAAAACTGGTTTGCTAATACTCCGGGACTTAAAGTTGTTGTACCTTCAACTCCTTATGATGCAAAAGGACTTTTAAAATCTGCAATTCGCGATAACGATCCCGTAATTTTTATGGAATCTGAGCAAATGTATGGTGATAAAGGTGAAGTGCCGGACGGAGAATACACAATTCCGTTAGGAGTTGCTGACATTAAACGTGAAGGAAAAGACGTTACGATCGTTTCTTTTGGAAAAATCATTAAAGAAGCTTTTATTGCTGCTGATGAATTAGCAAAAGAAGGAATTTCATGTGAAATTATCGATTTAAGAACAGTTCGTCCAATGGATAAAGACGCAATCTTAAAATCTGTTAAAAAAACAAACCGTTTAGTAATTTTAGAAGAAGCGTGGCCATTTGCAAGTATTTCTTCAGAAATCACGTATATAGTACAAGAACAAGCATTTGATTTTCTAGATGCGCCAATTCAACGTATTACAACTGCAGATACTCCTGCACCTTATTCACCAGTATTATTAAAAGACTGGTTGCCAAATGCAGGTGATGTAGTAAAAGCAGTTAAAAAAGTATTATACAAATAA
- a CDS encoding DUF5686 and carboxypeptidase-like regulatory domain-containing protein has translation MKRIIVLSLFFVFAFAAIATAQTKVSGIVLDKSNQPIPFANVVFKGSNTGIVSNEDGRFYLESPNDYTALLVTSAGFSDKEVPLEKAVNYDFKIVLGEAEALNEVVIFTGKTSKKNNPALDILRKIWERKRKNGLYLFNQYQMQKYEKVEFDMNTIDSAFMKNKLFKGMEFVFAHVDTSDVTGKTYLPIFINESVYDVYGDNRLKKVKENITGNKMSGFNGNQQILSFVKDLYSDYNIYDNHLKFFDKSFTSPLSRTGIDVYNYVLKDSAFIDKKWCYNIVFYPRRKNELTFKGDFWVNDSTFAIKKINMGVTKSANINWVKDIYIEQEFEVENDSVFLLTRDYMMSDFALNKKEKSKGVYGKRTTLYRNHQFNIQKPEKFYKEEVNFIDNAVYDRPPEFWEENRFEKLNKDEAGIYKMLDTLQTVKRFKQLYSLVSILGSGYVEFKNFDFGPIFSTFGYNEVEGLRIRAGGRTYFGPNDPWRIQAYTAYGFDDHKFKYGVSGKWMVDKKKRVIISGGNRRDIEQIGASLTTTNDILGRSFASSALFTTGSNGKLTNINLSNISVEMEPMKNFVVQAGLSYRTLESASPTFSLDYYSTLPTAANPAGVIQSAVTQSEANIQFEYMPNRKTIGFGVERDLVDSPFSHFFVNFSYGLKGVLNSDFAYEKIQVFYKQPIIIGPLGRSNIILETGKTFGTIPLGLMSVIPGNQTYFTIENTFSNLNFYEFITDQYTTLQWNHDFGGRLFARVPFMRKLNWREFVGIKAVHGTISNANRAINASDQPYVAPENVYWEYNAGIGNIFKVFRIDFSWRGSYLNAPDANKFAVKGSFGFYF, from the coding sequence ATGAAAAGAATAATTGTACTCAGCCTATTTTTTGTATTCGCATTTGCGGCTATTGCTACTGCACAAACGAAAGTGAGTGGAATTGTTTTGGATAAATCAAACCAGCCTATTCCGTTTGCGAATGTTGTTTTTAAAGGTTCAAATACGGGAATAGTTTCTAATGAAGACGGACGTTTTTATCTGGAATCGCCAAATGATTATACTGCTTTATTAGTTACATCTGCAGGATTTTCAGACAAAGAAGTTCCATTAGAAAAAGCCGTAAATTATGATTTTAAAATTGTTTTAGGCGAAGCCGAAGCATTGAATGAAGTAGTGATTTTTACCGGAAAAACATCTAAAAAGAACAATCCGGCACTTGATATTTTGAGAAAAATCTGGGAAAGAAAACGTAAAAACGGTTTATATCTTTTTAATCAATATCAAATGCAAAAGTACGAGAAAGTCGAGTTTGACATGAACACGATTGATAGTGCTTTTATGAAGAATAAACTATTCAAAGGAATGGAGTTTGTTTTTGCCCACGTTGATACATCAGATGTTACCGGAAAAACATATTTGCCAATTTTCATCAACGAATCAGTTTACGATGTTTATGGTGATAATAGATTAAAGAAAGTAAAAGAGAATATAACCGGGAATAAAATGTCTGGTTTTAATGGCAATCAGCAGATTCTTTCCTTTGTAAAAGACCTTTATTCAGATTATAATATTTACGATAATCACCTTAAATTTTTTGATAAAAGTTTTACCAGTCCACTTTCAAGAACCGGAATTGATGTTTACAATTACGTCTTAAAAGACAGTGCATTTATTGATAAAAAATGGTGTTATAATATCGTTTTTTATCCAAGACGTAAAAACGAATTAACTTTTAAAGGTGATTTTTGGGTAAACGATTCTACTTTTGCGATCAAGAAAATTAATATGGGCGTTACTAAAAGTGCCAATATTAACTGGGTAAAAGATATTTATATCGAGCAGGAATTCGAGGTAGAAAACGATTCTGTTTTTCTGTTAACACGTGACTACATGATGTCTGATTTTGCTTTAAATAAAAAAGAAAAATCAAAAGGAGTCTACGGAAAACGTACCACATTATATCGAAATCACCAATTCAATATTCAAAAACCGGAAAAGTTTTATAAAGAAGAAGTCAATTTTATTGATAATGCTGTTTATGACCGACCACCTGAATTTTGGGAGGAAAATCGTTTTGAAAAATTAAATAAAGACGAAGCAGGAATCTATAAAATGCTGGATACTCTGCAAACAGTCAAAAGATTCAAGCAGCTTTATAGTTTAGTTTCCATTTTAGGCAGCGGTTATGTCGAGTTTAAAAACTTTGATTTTGGACCAATATTTTCAACATTCGGTTATAATGAAGTCGAAGGTTTACGAATACGTGCAGGAGGAAGAACCTATTTTGGACCAAACGATCCATGGCGTATTCAGGCTTATACCGCTTACGGTTTTGATGATCATAAATTCAAATACGGCGTTTCAGGAAAATGGATGGTTGATAAGAAAAAAAGAGTCATTATTTCTGGAGGAAACAGGCGCGATATTGAACAGATAGGAGCCAGTTTAACCACAACAAATGATATTTTAGGAAGAAGTTTTGCTTCTTCTGCCTTATTTACAACAGGAAGTAATGGTAAATTGACCAATATTAATTTGAGTAATATTTCGGTTGAAATGGAACCGATGAAAAATTTCGTTGTTCAGGCGGGACTTTCATACAGGACATTAGAATCAGCTTCGCCAACTTTTAGTTTAGATTATTACAGTACTTTGCCAACAGCTGCAAATCCTGCCGGAGTTATCCAAAGCGCAGTAACACAATCTGAAGCTAATATTCAGTTTGAGTATATGCCAAATCGTAAAACAATTGGTTTTGGAGTAGAACGTGATCTTGTCGACAGTCCATTCAGTCATTTCTTTGTAAACTTTAGTTATGGTTTAAAAGGAGTCTTAAATAGTGATTTCGCTTACGAGAAAATACAAGTATTCTATAAGCAGCCTATCATTATTGGACCATTAGGAAGATCAAATATTATTTTGGAAACCGGTAAAACATTTGGAACAATCCCGTTAGGATTAATGAGTGTAATTCCTGGAAACCAAACCTATTTTACAATTGAAAACACCTTTAGTAATTTGAATTTTTACGAATTCATAACAGATCAATACACCACTTTACAATGGAATCATGATTTTGGCGGAAGATTATTTGCCAGAGTTCCATTTATGAGAAAACTGAATTGGAGAGAATTTGTGGGTATAAAAGCAGTTCACGGAACTATTTCGAATGCCAACAGAGCAATTAATGCTTCAGATCAGCCCTATGTTGCACCTGAAAATGTATATTGGGAATATAACGCCGGAATTGGAAATATCTTTAAAGTGTTCAGAATCGATTTTTCCTGGAGAGGAAGTTATTTAAATGCTCCTGATGCTAATAAATTTGCCGTAAAAGGATCTTTCGGATTCTATTTCTAA